Proteins encoded by one window of Candidatus Methanoperedens sp.:
- a CDS encoding DUF2283 domain-containing protein encodes MEKNLKFFFDKKGDVLDIAIGMPIGAISKEIGNDILMRVDPKTKEIVGFTILNFEKRFEHLKKAETLPITATFAEISKAMEAEG; translated from the coding sequence ATGGAAAAAAATTTGAAGTTCTTTTTTGATAAAAAGGGGGACGTATTGGATATTGCGATCGGAATGCCAATAGGTGCTATTTCCAAAGAGATTGGAAATGACATTTTAATGCGAGTTGACCCAAAAACAAAAGAGATAGTAGGATTTACTATTTTAAATTTTGAGAAGAGATTTGAACATTTGAAAAAAGCAGAAACATTGCCTATTACTGCCACTTTTGCTGAAATAAGTAAAGCTATGGAAGCAGAAGGATAA
- a CDS encoding isoprenylcysteine carboxylmethyltransferase family protein, with protein MKTEIPGLKKQVILRFIMVLIFIGLMLFLPAGTLYYWQAWIYCGILFIPMFFMLSYLLKKDPELLERRMRMREKEEKQKSIQIFTTIFFFIGFIIPGLDYRYHWSNVPVILVIAANAIVLSGYIFVFFVFRENSYASRIIEVEKGQKVITTGPYALVRHPMYLGVLLMFLFTPLALGSYWALFFFLPLLPLIVLRILNEEEVLLRELPGYEEYCMKTKYRLIPFIW; from the coding sequence ATGAAAACTGAAATACCAGGATTAAAAAAACAGGTCATTTTAAGATTCATAATGGTTCTCATTTTTATTGGCTTGATGCTGTTCTTACCAGCGGGTACATTGTATTACTGGCAGGCGTGGATATATTGCGGCATTCTTTTTATTCCAATGTTTTTTATGTTATCATATTTGTTAAAGAAAGACCCTGAACTGCTGGAGCGGCGAATGAGGATGAGAGAAAAGGAAGAAAAGCAAAAAAGTATCCAGATATTCACAACTATTTTTTTCTTCATTGGCTTCATAATACCCGGTCTTGACTATCGTTATCACTGGTCAAATGTACCTGTCATTCTCGTTATTGCGGCAAATGCTATCGTTTTGTCAGGCTATATTTTTGTTTTTTTCGTTTTTCGGGAAAATAGCTATGCTTCCCGCATCATTGAAGTTGAAAAAGGGCAGAAAGTTATCACAACAGGCCCTTATGCATTGGTTCGTCACCCTATGTACCTGGGAGTATTGCTGATGTTCTTATTTACTCCGCTTGCTCTTGGTTCATATTGGGCATTGTTTTTCTTTCTGCCCCTGCTTCCACTGATTGTATTGAGAATATTAAATGAAGAGGAAGTATTGTTAAGGGAACTTCCGGGTTATGAAGAATATTGCATGAAAACGAAATACCGTTTAATTCCATTTATCTGGTAA
- a CDS encoding type IV pilin, which produces MKLRNNEEAVSPVIGVILMVAITVILAAVIAAFVFGMAPPAKAPSVQLRIQADTGNLTLTHNGGDALILKDERITITNAVSNIPVDAITAIALRGNTTEFQNGTAVDTLGAGASIVHRWASAPAKGDILNIMLQDVPSGQVITQMKVTVI; this is translated from the coding sequence ATGAAACTTAGAAACAATGAAGAGGCAGTATCGCCAGTCATCGGTGTAATTCTGATGGTTGCGATCACTGTAATATTAGCAGCAGTTATCGCTGCGTTCGTATTCGGTATGGCACCCCCGGCAAAAGCGCCATCGGTGCAGTTGAGAATTCAGGCAGATACCGGAAACTTAACACTTACCCATAATGGAGGCGATGCACTGATTCTGAAAGATGAGAGAATCACAATAACTAATGCAGTCAGTAATATACCAGTTGATGCTATTACAGCTATCGCTTTAAGAGGTAATACGACTGAATTCCAAAACGGAACTGCAGTCGATACTCTTGGTGCAGGGGCAAGCATTGTCCATAGATGGGCATCAGCACCTGCAAAAGGAGATATTTTGAATATTATGCTGCAGGATGTCCCATCAGGCCAGGTTATAACCCAGATGAAAGTAACAGTAATTTAA
- a CDS encoding class I SAM-dependent methyltransferase: MDMEKFYDDYWANKEDSVDYDRLDMILKHIETGQEVLEINCGASLLAKKIAEKGADITVTDISNVSLEKARSRGIQKTFKVDMDTQSLPASFYSSKFDIVVNNSMIEHYFFPENTIKEGVKALRDDGKFIVIVPNIGHWRFRLWLLFGRLPYLENTPSDMLHLRFLTVHSLKELGKKYGLEAKKVEGHSGLWVSSLYPGLFRITPVKQIYNFLTMIYPSLFARYMLITFGKKKSK; encoded by the coding sequence ATGGACATGGAAAAATTTTATGATGATTACTGGGCAAATAAAGAAGATTCCGTAGATTATGATAGATTGGATATGATACTTAAACATATCGAAACGGGACAGGAGGTTCTTGAAATCAATTGTGGGGCAAGTCTTCTTGCAAAAAAGATAGCGGAAAAAGGTGCTGATATAACAGTTACAGACATATCAAACGTTTCTCTGGAGAAAGCAAGATCAAGAGGCATACAAAAAACATTTAAAGTGGACATGGATACCCAATCATTGCCAGCATCTTTTTACTCATCGAAATTTGATATAGTTGTAAATAACTCAATGATCGAACATTATTTTTTTCCTGAAAATACTATAAAAGAAGGAGTAAAAGCCTTAAGAGACGATGGAAAGTTCATAGTTATCGTACCTAACATCGGACATTGGAGATTCAGATTATGGTTATTGTTTGGCAGACTTCCTTATTTGGAAAATACCCCTTCTGATATGTTACATCTAAGATTTCTTACTGTACATAGTTTAAAAGAATTAGGGAAAAAATACGGATTAGAGGCTAAAAAAGTTGAAGGTCATTCTGGATTATGGGTCAGTTCACTTTATCCAGGATTATTTAGAATTACTCCTGTAAAACAGATATATAATTTTTTGACGATGATTTATCCATCTTTATTTGCCCGATATATGTTAATTACTTTCGGAAAAAAGAAATCAAAATGA
- a CDS encoding SRPBCC domain-containing protein: MAENKKRRNVAENTEERELAIMRIFDAPRELVWKAWKDPELMKRWWGPKNFTAPVIKIDFRIGGKYLYCMRSPEGQDFWSTGVYREIVELERIVCIDSFADEKGTRVSPSHYGISGDWPMEFLVTVTFEEHEGKTEMTLRHAGIPAGQMSDMAEAGWNESFDKLAESLKYVNDKK; encoded by the coding sequence ATGGCCGAAAACAAAAAAAGAAGAAACGTCGCAGAGAATACTGAGGAGAGAGAACTCGCCATCATGCGCATATTTGACGCACCGCGCGAGCTCGTGTGGAAGGCGTGGAAAGATCCTGAACTCATGAAGCGCTGGTGGGGGCCGAAAAACTTTACGGCGCCCGTTATCAAGATCGATTTCCGCATTGGGGGCAAGTACCTGTATTGCATGCGATCGCCGGAGGGACAAGATTTCTGGAGCACTGGCGTCTATCGCGAAATAGTTGAACTGGAGCGTATCGTCTGCATTGATTCCTTTGCAGATGAGAAAGGCACCAGGGTTTCGCCTTCGCATTACGGAATAAGCGGCGACTGGCCGATGGAATTTCTGGTGACGGTGACATTCGAAGAACATGAAGGCAAAACAGAGATGACTTTGAGGCATGCCGGTATCCCGGCCGGGCAGATGAGCGATATGGCAGAAGCCGGCTGGAACGAATCCTTCGACAAGCTTGCCGAAAGTCTAAAATATGTAAATGACAAAAAATAA
- a CDS encoding radical SAM protein produces MKNMMRKIGHIKKYFYYNQKRTELSFYPDRIYLELTNHCNFQCIMCPNGRGLMKRERGFIDYNLCKNIIDEMAPHVDTIVLHSWGESLLHPRIFEIIKYCGKYGVRTELSTNTSLLNEDIDRKIIDSGLSMIYLCIDGVTKDTYERIRKNGDYEKSVHNVEDFLNIKKSTKSKKPFVNLQTVIMKETGSDIENFKKKWSVEGVDKINLKPLDTWGGQISEINQLNLNESNENKEESHRPHCPNLWYHAYIFWDGSLVCCERDFDVVYPIGNVKDGVMKVWNGPKMQDLRRKHVNLDLEDVQSCRNCNECRWWKPTLFSSWGNIPQNTAKKASKDN; encoded by the coding sequence ATGAAAAATATGATGAGGAAAATAGGCCATATTAAAAAATATTTCTATTATAATCAAAAAAGAACAGAACTTTCTTTTTATCCTGACAGAATATATTTAGAGTTGACTAACCACTGTAATTTCCAGTGCATAATGTGTCCTAATGGCAGGGGATTAATGAAAAGAGAAAGGGGATTTATAGATTATAATTTGTGTAAAAATATTATAGATGAGATGGCGCCTCACGTAGATACTATAGTACTTCACAGCTGGGGCGAATCGCTGCTTCATCCAAGAATATTTGAAATTATTAAATATTGCGGAAAATACGGCGTAAGAACAGAGTTATCGACGAATACAAGCTTACTGAATGAAGATATCGACAGAAAGATCATTGATTCTGGTTTGTCTATGATTTATCTGTGTATCGATGGAGTTACAAAGGATACTTATGAACGTATTAGAAAGAATGGGGATTATGAGAAATCGGTACATAATGTAGAGGACTTCCTTAACATAAAAAAATCTACAAAAAGTAAGAAACCTTTTGTAAATCTCCAGACAGTTATTATGAAAGAGACAGGTAGTGATATAGAGAATTTCAAAAAGAAATGGTCAGTTGAAGGAGTAGATAAAATTAATTTAAAACCTCTGGATACATGGGGGGGTCAAATATCCGAAATAAACCAATTAAATCTGAATGAAAGTAATGAAAATAAAGAAGAAAGTCACAGACCTCATTGTCCGAATCTCTGGTATCATGCGTATATTTTCTGGGATGGTAGCCTTGTATGCTGTGAAAGGGATTTTGATGTTGTATATCCTATAGGAAATGTCAAAGATGGGGTAATGAAAGTCTGGAATGGACCTAAAATGCAGGATTTAAGAAGAAAGCATGTTAATTTAGACCTTGAAGATGTTCAATCATGCAGGAATTGTAATGAATGCCGCTGGTGGAAACCTACTTTGTTCTCCTCCTGGGGAAATATTCCGCAGAACACAGCGAAAAAAGCATCTAAGGATAACTAA
- a CDS encoding rhomboid family intramembrane serine protease, whose translation MKFTNFLIILCIFLSLYSWVSKENLAFSEYALFHGAYYTLLTGLFVHANFVHLSGNMIFLYVFGNSLEDEVGAFNLALVFFTGGILSFIISIPFYPGTSMLGASAAIFSVMAALLLARHPGYSVQFLSPIGPLALLYFIFNIMAVKNATGGNVAYLSHIFGFIIGMFFGAKWNKKWKESLFLTFALLIVYLIVYIYLSKWV comes from the coding sequence ATGAAGTTCACGAATTTCCTGATAATATTATGCATATTTTTAAGCCTTTATTCTTGGGTCTCAAAAGAGAATCTTGCATTCAGTGAATATGCCCTTTTCCACGGAGCATATTATACTTTATTGACCGGTCTTTTTGTTCATGCAAATTTTGTCCATCTTTCCGGGAACATGATTTTCCTTTATGTTTTCGGGAACAGCCTTGAAGATGAAGTCGGAGCCTTCAATCTGGCCCTTGTTTTTTTTACAGGCGGCATATTATCATTTATTATCAGTATACCATTTTATCCGGGAACGAGCATGCTGGGGGCATCTGCCGCCATATTTTCAGTGATGGCCGCGCTCTTGCTTGCCCGGCACCCCGGGTATTCAGTCCAATTCCTTTCACCGATCGGGCCCCTTGCGCTTTTGTATTTTATTTTCAATATAATGGCGGTTAAAAACGCTACTGGTGGGAATGTTGCGTATCTGTCACACATATTCGGGTTTATCATAGGAATGTTTTTCGGGGCAAAATGGAACAAGAAGTGGAAAGAGAGCCTGTTTCTTACTTTTGCTTTGTTAATCGTTTATTTGATAGTATATATTTATTTGAGTAAATGGGTTTAG
- a CDS encoding polysaccharide biosynthesis protein → MIKKVNGKYVLKVSNKEDFGKQVPRNLITNIIFFLINILIGIFLVPFFIDTLGVAGYGLIPLATSVTNYVGLVTQSLNISVSRFLTVDLRRKDFKKANIIFNTAFFGTFGIILLLIPAVFIISYYAPDFFKVPSNQKYEVTLLFLGIMGAFLTKTLSSVFGVSLFAYNRLDLQNIIELFNILLQVFLIIMLFSVFSPRLSFIGLSYLIGAIFAFIITFYFSRKVNPHFNINYLDFKLSQLKEIAGMSKWLILNQIGALLFLQIDLIVVNKLFGAAAGGEYASVLIWSILLRSMAGVLSGVLTPVILTYYATNRFEEIINISKSSVKFMGFAMALPIGFISAFAPQILSIWLGPGFMKLAPLMWIFLSHLIINLSVLPLFSINTAFNKVRIPGILTLIMGVGNLSLALIIPHITGWGYYGVAVAGAIVLTFKNSLFIPWYATKVLGIPKHTFIGSMLPGVISTIMIAGVIIGINRNINISTIIPMIITGIVMTMIYLSIIWLVGLNSSERKIIKSFIPFQQGD, encoded by the coding sequence ATGATTAAAAAAGTGAATGGAAAATATGTGCTAAAAGTAAGTAATAAAGAGGATTTTGGCAAACAGGTACCACGAAATCTTATTACAAACATAATATTTTTTCTAATAAATATTTTAATAGGTATATTTTTAGTGCCTTTTTTTATCGATACTCTGGGAGTTGCAGGTTACGGTCTCATTCCGTTAGCGACTTCGGTCACTAATTATGTGGGTCTGGTAACACAATCTCTTAACATATCTGTTTCAAGATTTTTAACAGTTGATTTGAGGAGAAAAGATTTTAAAAAAGCAAATATAATATTTAATACAGCTTTTTTTGGAACTTTTGGGATTATTTTACTTTTAATTCCTGCGGTTTTTATAATATCTTATTATGCACCCGACTTTTTTAAGGTTCCATCAAATCAAAAATACGAAGTTACTCTGTTATTTCTTGGTATTATGGGTGCTTTTTTAACAAAGACTTTAAGCAGTGTTTTTGGAGTATCGTTGTTTGCATACAACCGTCTGGATCTACAAAATATTATAGAATTATTTAATATTCTTCTTCAAGTTTTTTTAATAATTATGCTATTTTCAGTATTTTCCCCCCGGTTAAGCTTCATAGGACTTTCTTACTTGATAGGAGCAATTTTTGCTTTTATAATAACATTTTATTTTTCAAGAAAAGTAAATCCTCACTTTAATATCAATTATCTGGATTTTAAGCTATCTCAATTAAAAGAAATAGCGGGCATGAGCAAATGGTTAATTTTAAATCAAATTGGTGCCCTTCTTTTTCTTCAAATCGACCTTATTGTTGTGAATAAATTATTTGGAGCCGCAGCAGGTGGAGAGTATGCTTCAGTATTGATCTGGAGTATACTGTTAAGATCAATGGCCGGCGTATTATCTGGCGTTCTTACACCTGTTATTCTTACCTATTATGCAACGAACCGGTTCGAAGAGATCATTAATATTTCAAAAAGTTCGGTAAAATTTATGGGTTTTGCAATGGCTTTGCCGATAGGTTTTATATCTGCTTTTGCTCCACAGATTCTCTCAATCTGGCTGGGGCCAGGTTTTATGAAGCTTGCACCTTTAATGTGGATTTTTCTATCCCACCTCATCATAAATTTGTCAGTCCTTCCGCTTTTCTCCATAAATACAGCTTTTAATAAAGTGCGTATTCCTGGTATTTTAACCCTGATTATGGGAGTTGGAAATCTTTCGCTGGCATTAATAATACCCCATATCACAGGCTGGGGCTATTACGGAGTAGCTGTTGCAGGAGCCATTGTTCTTACATTTAAGAATTCATTATTTATTCCATGGTATGCGACAAAAGTTCTGGGTATTCCAAAACATACATTTATAGGTTCAATGCTTCCAGGAGTTATATCCACAATAATGATAGCGGGAGTTATCATAGGAATAAACCGAAACATTAATATATCTACAATAATACCGATGATAATCACAGGGATTGTGATGACTATGATTTACTTATCAATAATATGGTTAGTAGGTTTAAATAGCTCAGAACGCAAGATCATTAAATCATTCATACCATTCCAGCAAGGAGATTAG
- a CDS encoding asparagine synthetase B — MVGLAGVVSTDNKEIDIEKLSSLMCQVIKHEERHKTELYISNGIGMGRVHLGILNPEPQPMFSKDRSIWIMMDGEIYDTQDIKTELISKGHIFSIDNDPELILHLYEELGNDFVDKLNGSFSLAIWNEKSQKLLIANDRYGSRPIYYTNSNGYLLFGSEIKVILQDETFKKRVDDRSVTEFFSFGHILGNKTFFYGIELLPPASIMTFDRRNVSIDKYWDLEFNTKYENHTEDYYIEKLYNLVLQSVERRMKGKKRIGVMLSGGLDSRTIVASIQRKHYPFDTFTHGEPDCNDLIGLLITFELWNRKFID; from the coding sequence ATGGTTGGACTGGCTGGGGTTGTGTCAACTGATAATAAAGAAATAGATATTGAAAAATTATCCTCACTTATGTGCCAGGTGATCAAACATGAAGAACGTCATAAAACAGAACTTTATATTAGCAATGGAATAGGAATGGGTAGAGTCCATCTGGGTATCCTGAATCCAGAACCACAGCCAATGTTCAGTAAAGACAGATCTATATGGATTATGATGGACGGAGAGATATATGATACCCAGGATATAAAAACAGAATTGATCTCAAAGGGTCATATTTTTTCAATTGACAATGATCCGGAATTGATTTTGCATTTATATGAGGAATTGGGTAATGACTTTGTTGATAAATTAAATGGCAGTTTTTCGCTTGCAATCTGGAATGAGAAATCTCAGAAATTACTCATTGCCAATGATAGATATGGATCAAGACCAATTTATTACACTAATTCAAATGGATACTTATTATTCGGATCGGAAATAAAAGTTATACTTCAGGATGAAACTTTTAAGAAAAGAGTCGATGATAGATCAGTTACAGAGTTTTTCTCTTTTGGACACATCCTTGGTAACAAAACCTTTTTCTATGGAATTGAACTCTTACCGCCTGCTTCAATAATGACCTTTGACAGAAGAAATGTTTCAATAGATAAATACTGGGATTTAGAGTTCAATACAAAATATGAGAATCATACGGAAGATTACTACATTGAAAAATTATATAACCTTGTATTGCAGTCAGTTGAAAGACGTATGAAAGGAAAGAAAAGAATAGGTGTTATGTTAAGTGGCGGTTTGGATTCGCGGACGATCGTTGCATCTATCCAGAGAAAGCATTATCCATTTGATACCTTCACCCACGGTGAACCCGACTGTAATGATTTGATAGGACTGTTAATTACTTTTGAATTGTGGAATAGAAAATTTATTGATTAA
- a CDS encoding VOC family protein, with amino-acid sequence MPTIIHFDLPADDPERAKKFYEKLFDWKFDKVPMPTPYYLIETADLEGKPGVRGGMGKRGLPGQQVSNYIGVPSVDDYLAKVKKLGGSIIMQKTAVPGWGYLAICVDTENNTFGLWEEDRNAK; translated from the coding sequence ATGCCAACAATAATCCATTTTGACCTGCCAGCAGATGATCCTGAACGCGCCAAAAAATTCTACGAAAAATTGTTTGATTGGAAATTCGATAAAGTACCGATGCCAACTCCCTATTATCTCATAGAGACCGCAGACCTGGAAGGAAAGCCCGGAGTCAGGGGCGGGATGGGAAAAAGAGGGCTGCCCGGACAGCAGGTCTCGAATTATATCGGTGTCCCTTCAGTAGATGATTACTTGGCAAAAGTAAAGAAGCTGGGCGGCAGTATCATCATGCAAAAAACAGCAGTGCCGGGCTGGGGATATCTTGCGATATGCGTTGATACCGAGAACAATACATTCGGGCTGTGGGAAGAAGACAGGAATGCGAAGTAA
- a CDS encoding NADP-dependent malic enzyme has translation MKGPIYERSLKFHEAHQGKIALKNKVSLKTKDDLSLAYTPGVAQACLRIQSNRDDIYRYTSKGNFVAVVSDGTSVLGLGDLGGHAALPVMEGKAALFKAFAGVDAFPICLDTKDTEEVINIVKNIAPVFGGINLEDIGAPRCFEIEERLKGLLDIPVFHDDQHGAALVMLAGLINALKVVGKKFRDIKVVISGAGAAATASAKLLIDEGVREIIICDSTGIIYESRAKLNPYKEELARLTNKNKIMGNLADAMKGADVFIGLSVEGIVSEEMIRSMSDDAIALPLANPIPEIMPEKAKKAGARIVGSGRSDCPNQINNALGFPGIFRGTLDARARDINEKMKMAAANTLASLVPEPSEEMIIPSIFDPEVAPQVASAVALAAMESGVARKRVSPEEVARHTRELVQDQ, from the coding sequence ATGAAAGGACCGATCTATGAACGCTCATTAAAGTTCCATGAAGCGCATCAGGGAAAGATAGCCCTGAAAAACAAAGTAAGTTTAAAAACAAAAGATGATTTAAGCCTTGCCTATACACCGGGCGTAGCACAGGCGTGCCTGCGGATACAATCAAACAGGGATGACATCTACCGTTATACTTCAAAAGGAAATTTTGTTGCCGTAGTGAGTGATGGCACATCGGTTCTGGGATTAGGGGACCTCGGTGGTCATGCCGCGCTTCCCGTTATGGAAGGAAAGGCGGCGCTTTTTAAAGCTTTTGCAGGCGTAGATGCTTTTCCGATATGCCTTGATACGAAGGATACTGAAGAAGTAATAAATATCGTAAAGAACATAGCGCCTGTTTTTGGCGGCATCAATCTTGAGGATATAGGCGCACCGCGCTGTTTTGAGATTGAGGAACGTCTGAAAGGATTACTTGATATTCCCGTATTCCATGATGACCAGCATGGAGCAGCTCTCGTCATGCTCGCCGGGCTGATAAATGCCCTGAAAGTTGTGGGAAAGAAATTCCGTGATATAAAAGTTGTTATAAGCGGCGCGGGCGCAGCGGCTACGGCAAGTGCAAAACTCCTTATAGACGAAGGGGTGAGGGAGATCATAATATGCGATTCAACAGGTATAATTTATGAGAGCAGGGCCAAGCTTAATCCTTATAAAGAAGAACTTGCCAGGCTTACTAATAAAAATAAGATAATGGGAAATCTTGCAGATGCCATGAAGGGAGCAGATGTTTTTATAGGTTTATCTGTGGAGGGAATAGTATCTGAGGAAATGATACGATCCATGTCCGATGATGCAATAGCCCTGCCGCTTGCTAATCCCATCCCTGAGATCATGCCGGAAAAAGCAAAAAAAGCAGGAGCTCGTATTGTAGGGTCGGGCCGCTCGGATTGTCCCAATCAGATAAATAATGCCCTTGGTTTTCCCGGGATATTCAGGGGAACTCTGGATGCCAGGGCAAGGGATATTAATGAAAAAATGAAAATGGCAGCGGCAAATACGCTGGCATCGCTTGTGCCCGAACCTTCGGAAGAAATGATAATTCCAAGCATTTTTGATCCGGAAGTCGCGCCGCAGGTTGCCTCTGCTGTTGCCCTGGCTGCCATGGAAAGTGGAGTTGCAAGAAAACGGGTTTCTCCCGAAGAAGTGGCAAGGCATACAAGAGAACTGGTCCAAGATCAATGA
- a CDS encoding PIN domain-containing protein, whose translation MLIQSNYSTARKESGQKKAYLIDTNIFLELILNRAFKNDCARLLKEVENGNLEAYVSSFSIHSIEVILSNFNKQKELKIFLSSIIDFEGLSVYSTNIEEELEAIEEMEKGLDFDDALQSFITKKLKASIVSYDRHFDNIKGLKRLIPSDILKNL comes from the coding sequence ATATTGATTCAGTCGAATTACAGCACAGCACGAAAGGAATCTGGGCAAAAAAAAGCTTATCTCATTGATACTAATATTTTCCTTGAGCTTATTTTAAATAGAGCTTTTAAGAACGATTGTGCGCGATTGCTTAAAGAGGTGGAGAATGGCAATTTGGAGGCTTATGTATCTTCATTTTCCATTCATTCAATAGAAGTTATATTAAGCAACTTCAATAAACAAAAAGAACTCAAAATATTCTTGAGTAGCATAATCGATTTCGAAGGTTTATCTGTTTATTCAACAAATATTGAAGAAGAGCTTGAGGCTATTGAGGAGATGGAAAAAGGACTTGATTTTGATGATGCGCTGCAATCATTTATTACAAAAAAGCTGAAAGCTTCAATAGTCAGCTATGATAGGCATTTTGATAATATTAAAGGATTGAAAAGGCTTATACCATCCGATATTTTAAAAAATTTATAA
- a CDS encoding class I SAM-dependent methyltransferase: MDIEKFYDEYWTNIGDTVDHDRLNMIVRRIEPGEKVLEINCGLSILAEKIAKKGADITVTDLSSVALERARSRGLQKRFKVDIDTQPLPVSFESSKFDTIVSSSMIEHCFFPENTLREGAKVLKDGGKFYAMVSNIGHWRFRLWLLFGRFPYLEGTPTDMLHLRFLTVHSLKESGKKYGLEAKKVEGHPGLWAGSLYSWLFTVRPIKQVYELLTMVYPSLFSRYMLITFEKKKELKM, translated from the coding sequence ATGGATATAGAAAAATTTTATGACGAGTACTGGACGAACATAGGAGATACTGTAGATCACGACAGATTAAATATGATTGTCAGGCGCATCGAACCGGGAGAAAAAGTTCTTGAAATTAATTGCGGATTAAGCATTCTTGCTGAAAAAATAGCCAAGAAAGGTGCTGATATAACTGTTACGGATTTATCAAGCGTTGCGTTAGAGAGAGCAAGATCAAGAGGATTGCAAAAAAGATTTAAAGTGGATATAGATACCCAACCCTTACCAGTATCTTTTGAGTCATCGAAATTTGATACAATCGTAAGTAGCTCAATGATCGAACATTGTTTTTTTCCGGAAAATACTCTCAGGGAAGGGGCAAAAGTTTTAAAGGATGGCGGAAAATTTTATGCAATGGTATCAAATATCGGACATTGGAGATTCAGGTTATGGCTATTGTTTGGTAGATTTCCTTATCTGGAAGGCACTCCTACTGATATGTTACATTTAAGATTTCTTACTGTGCATAGTTTGAAAGAATCAGGAAAAAAATATGGATTAGAGGCTAAAAAAGTTGAAGGTCATCCAGGATTATGGGCTGGCTCACTTTATTCGTGGTTATTTACTGTTCGTCCTATAAAACAGGTGTATGAATTATTGACAATGGTTTATCCGTCTTTATTTTCCAGATATATGTTAATTACTTTTGAAAAGAAAAAAGAACTGAAAATGTAA
- a CDS encoding DUF104 domain-containing protein, giving the protein MRVRAIYMDKMLKPNKKLNLSEGEEVTIEIRKSKVDKLVGLLGDIDIDSVELQHSTKGIWAKKSLSH; this is encoded by the coding sequence ATGAGAGTAAGAGCAATTTACATGGACAAGATGTTGAAACCAAATAAAAAGTTGAACCTTTCCGAAGGTGAAGAAGTCACGATAGAAATACGGAAATCCAAAGTGGATAAGCTTGTGGGTCTTCTGGGAGATATAGATATTGATTCAGTCGAATTACAGCACAGCACGAAAGGAATCTGGGCAAAAAAAAGCTTATCTCATTGA